From a single Chlamydia muridarum str. Nigg genomic region:
- a CDS encoding LifA/Efa1-related large cytotoxin: MPPSAISKISNSTTPQVQSSSAPNLTMLEGKGISVEKSFRVYSEEENQNHTTEDVVRIGAMLQQQFYNMTTGRNESFTVSPAHHSGNWKTSLLYNFAQLVAHIFSLNTVPAKIIHHENGTKQNWESKQPTVSSEKSSNKRDVSESIAVVQRVNPEVITKSSLKATKSIRRRKPRSVEEKREQLVKDPADKIVYDLRADTIASRLKLTEEQIQKCRISLNNLKKAIQRYLNIDESERNSRKGQDLLVKQSIFLNNILENAKMEESEEFKNVMSVIKTEFNSHRVKIDSHFHGIWIAGAPPEGTDVYIKTFLQTYEEFDFLFWVDRQAFGAAKFSSILKKIAFDSSLKELRSITSQETQDFVKEYDELQAKYQTSGRREERRELEKDLRKLFDRYKHLSQEIRTNFDALFLKNMVLSQDGFFNYCLLKGIGTIDDQTRIAYLQDELHLPEEEIQQYKDLIKANEQKIKDIVGKVNTDLGKERVFIKNIRDLSSMQDRTNTYNYEMEMLLRWNYPAASDQIRMYMLKELGGIYTDLDMMPQYSPDVLQMINEIGGDRFFEELPIRRAVSDGVLRLANGESGITIDNIAQDIDISKLTRSDRTQLEKLLTDIENKQKSSGTSKFSLFQRMAPDSVRDFMPILQRHHKWSTGWNVRGLNGLMMAHKGSAMVDAVIKGQRQAYRELKSLRETVLSGEFFKTLDDLKHLNHKALIGGHLVEDFLGKSLFSEFRQDTIIAGALSTLGITGPDLIVDEMKTYFRSLGPIGKDYLEGKKLGNKAFLGSYNKIVKEGKQTFDWLHPVTVGANDVTPADESTWCGIKQRCLAELLFSDESKFRPETPKGISRTKIDKKTFTKLWSEQSKRALSPELLDRFNELIEAKNFDLIKFTDVDRALYVLRNQVCDDASASAAVFSLQLQLAELLRGTSFPIANQLNVFPDLNRNIASSLEKTIKLYLQSHSQTETVIWHSAISDRVMFLRDMLATAERMRLVKESIFSKEETPLTTEEIKLLNSWAELQSKDNLGILSLEEVDKLLDVTSSIMENSKLKKRVSAIEDSIVAGYFYLRLEETLSEWVRIPPKDLKKRVIRFMEGMDANQQHPDERGGRWYSQLYDESFKKRVTAPVKKIQELAKKYLNEQRVHVLEIDDYLTKNPLFNRLHEEGYAFSDLTEITRYMLAEYGISGIFSEGNILPSPSARLVNIIKTYVGGDYHDMQDVLPKIYDWLASGGAADLTNERFAAIPESLRKNLEGLHGTDLLTPPVDASVSGWGMSFGVENGVESDHTMISIAPGFFNGASYSMQHYLSALYEIHRHIHLGSLTSDLIKKELESKGAGCFVHEERFDSLLKASSEKQYLSLTEIHKSLSNQVHLAEAVSHLMNTALPGVGKIIEREGDFGRLGITTTETSVAMRSYDYRGIGVSKDLFSLPQEVPTIQNVVEQAKYTLLSWPEFYNRYANAWSDLATHYGAEILEAHPQSFLYEVEGRCMGLSLLYMSIEDEGGYRTLQGNLDTVSALYQQKERDHLPLSSKDQSLLSRDLSLINWLQYQGNKVLLENRGFNHAKWDVLQLTSTFEKSLTKSLLITTPTHSLTLNFMGSFFRVTDPNFGHVDFPSLAAALYFIEDMVQVSPHIKQRYGFSETLSVREQLQVYFLDAPEGIQSLLSFTDAGLLSSHQATTLEKMRERGPVIIERIQTTWGKLYEIGGSIHHRRIDEFTSETDLDEMKLNGDVLTDFLTKHVLDSETVSLILVLLETRGLEEGTKHVSRSLIVETPDEAASLFQFLKNKTAKTREMLVSLLSEVTDKLKSAQLDGEDVEVSRVSFSDNSDEITVEVKKGSLLKKLSIRGGGIFDSFKQFSAKANELGATGVMDLELGMSIVSIVQYMRLLEEGKGKDPLAVANLVMDVKETAEMTVGAVIQGLSKKFITQEGVDGFRLETAIASQLKKASSRVGGSVGKVFSKTAAVLELPVLETALGAWNLYDSVVSLKEAQTHSDRMAARVDIAFNSITLGITIASVALPSLMLAVGPLAAIGMGASAIARNVALKEERYDQWLVYKKFLTEGGSHILFADPDRHLLDFSGNYVLGNFLLDLRQNPPILKGDRSYNSNWRIGNKAGWTDWQIRDRIGYGYRISPTSALARGHANSFWPPELPTIPKGDYRTVILGYGTTYEAVTEVVYLSNKVVWREAVMESSSRYYRPPLTAKSKLSTIIGGDSPLTVIPVRLIEKDEKENIDHAASYKDYKINIKGGKGGLTVQIGGAGFYNLTGTLPATNTISFRAIPAPFGVKFNLSLVEQDVPLIRPNGTEEKFLKIRQTGFNTILGSSEGNDTLTGGNDTKFYSSPGGGTIYSGKGKVEYHIPQLTHPLHIILSKGSSAHQLVTEINADQVKPVLGSLSLTSSMELISKQEIHVSSEDTKEDLGVWKERYEVRLGDGITATPIDQMNAGTRLVTMGVKTCDVAKWQKQHPTETSYPEDILDWLTQKSWFLAPEVLFVLENGTAKFITNRKHIVYSPKPYSELAVTQSRDIKAFVQGNTGCSYVFSTIYRSSQKTQQTELTLVDDDVYAQTIDVSSILPTLILAKKSGDNQIDFEFSSSHHLMAIRVSWKGVIPERTRVKINNETILRLGWLNAKLMASRNPSYWNLLYYNRNVIPERVEDVKSLNNTVILMPPNTKRNGEHVFAIENQEGVDVKVLGFLQSGHVLGEYEEDLMYKDVFARKITHFAVTVPAHKTKYLFFTDEESLANPEDNVLFYSKLGSNTLQASQKPLTQFARQLWASYDEISVSDTSLKLENFVRYLMEAETIELYRQLLYAQNLLRIHNRDLVLKLFYVRQSEGMGAVLITFKNFFIESMEGISAPTLEREAKPILASDPMGLINPAYREHLDLFLGEDKLNLAILVQEFSMLQYIVSMQEGKALGSLLTPPRYKDMNLAVLTYTVASSWEGRREASWLKAPIEYKLPLETTLTASYYLXPVSGDLYVTCLMNRRPQNQAFVIRFKGYKFQKGAFRSIALISSHSVGESRIAKTVLQFRGQELFHLEKSAPNKSAVLQLDSKLLSLSRMLFYGGDQVIRYTPLSVQQFLSLDDLWLADLKERVMNANEEGFKLISQMHDSYLMESCMNLRDAVPQWKINPNVINNAITYYRVVVPFWIRNRLTKGSLIRIPAHSIPIALTTTQNDVFKTIYAPGFSIYFSFLGLDAFLKPRTHNRVGDMLLELEKEVVVTVKKVDETDYNKKRVYIVTELTKEEERVLKANKNVITIPMKSSYTKK; encoded by the coding sequence ATGCCCCCTTCAGCAATTTCAAAAATTTCAAACTCTACGACGCCTCAAGTTCAGTCTTCATCGGCTCCTAACCTTACCATGCTCGAGGGGAAGGGTATTTCTGTTGAAAAATCCTTCAGAGTTTATTCTGAAGAAGAAAATCAGAATCACACAACAGAAGATGTTGTTCGCATTGGTGCGATGCTGCAACAGCAATTCTATAATATGACAACTGGACGAAACGAGTCCTTTACGGTTTCTCCAGCCCATCATTCAGGTAATTGGAAGACTTCTTTGCTTTATAATTTTGCTCAACTCGTTGCGCATATTTTTTCTTTGAATACGGTTCCGGCAAAGATTATCCATCATGAAAATGGGACGAAACAGAATTGGGAGAGTAAACAGCCTACAGTTTCTTCAGAAAAAAGTTCTAATAAAAGAGATGTGTCCGAATCCATAGCTGTGGTTCAGCGAGTGAATCCGGAAGTGATCACGAAATCTTCTTTGAAAGCAACCAAGTCTATTAGGAGAAGAAAGCCTCGATCGGTTGAAGAAAAACGTGAGCAACTTGTAAAGGATCCAGCTGATAAGATTGTATATGATCTACGTGCAGATACGATCGCCTCGCGCTTAAAGTTGACTGAAGAGCAAATTCAGAAGTGTCGAATTTCTTTGAATAATTTAAAAAAGGCCATTCAAAGATATCTCAATATAGATGAATCAGAAAGGAATTCGAGAAAAGGACAGGATCTGCTAGTCAAACAGTCCATTTTTCTTAACAACATTCTTGAAAATGCCAAAATGGAGGAAAGTGAAGAGTTTAAGAATGTGATGTCTGTCATCAAAACTGAATTTAATTCTCATCGAGTAAAAATTGACAGTCATTTTCACGGAATTTGGATTGCTGGAGCTCCTCCAGAAGGCACAGATGTTTATATCAAAACTTTTCTGCAAACTTATGAGGAGTTTGATTTTTTATTTTGGGTAGATAGACAAGCTTTTGGAGCGGCTAAATTTTCCTCTATTTTAAAAAAAATCGCTTTTGATTCTTCTCTTAAGGAATTGAGATCGATAACTTCTCAAGAAACTCAAGATTTTGTGAAAGAATATGACGAACTACAGGCGAAGTATCAGACTTCTGGTAGGCGTGAAGAAAGACGTGAATTGGAAAAAGATTTACGTAAGTTATTTGATCGCTATAAGCACCTTAGCCAAGAGATCCGAACAAATTTTGATGCTTTGTTTCTTAAAAATATGGTCCTTTCCCAAGACGGGTTTTTTAATTACTGCCTTTTGAAAGGAATTGGAACAATTGATGACCAAACTCGTATAGCCTATCTTCAGGATGAGTTACATCTTCCTGAAGAAGAAATTCAACAATATAAAGATCTAATAAAGGCGAATGAGCAAAAAATAAAAGATATTGTTGGTAAGGTAAATACAGACTTAGGGAAAGAGAGAGTTTTCATTAAGAATATTAGGGATCTGTCTTCAATGCAAGATAGAACTAATACGTACAACTATGAAATGGAGATGCTTTTGAGGTGGAATTACCCTGCTGCTTCAGATCAGATCCGAATGTACATGTTAAAAGAGTTAGGAGGAATTTATACAGATCTAGACATGATGCCGCAATACTCTCCGGATGTTTTGCAAATGATTAATGAGATCGGGGGAGATAGATTTTTCGAGGAATTACCTATTCGACGAGCGGTTTCAGATGGGGTTTTGAGATTAGCAAATGGTGAGTCAGGGATCACTATTGATAATATCGCTCAGGACATTGATATCTCAAAGCTTACTAGAAGTGATAGAACACAACTCGAAAAACTTTTGACGGACATAGAGAATAAACAAAAATCAAGTGGCACTTCTAAATTTTCTCTATTCCAAAGGATGGCCCCAGACTCTGTTAGAGATTTTATGCCTATTTTGCAAAGGCATCATAAATGGTCTACAGGATGGAATGTCCGGGGCTTAAATGGATTAATGATGGCTCATAAAGGAAGTGCTATGGTGGATGCTGTGATCAAGGGACAGCGTCAAGCTTATCGCGAGCTAAAAAGTCTTCGAGAAACTGTTTTAAGCGGCGAATTTTTTAAAACATTGGATGATTTAAAACATCTCAATCACAAAGCTTTGATCGGAGGGCATTTAGTCGAAGATTTCCTTGGTAAAAGTCTTTTTTCAGAGTTTAGACAAGATACAATTATTGCTGGAGCTTTAAGTACTTTAGGTATAACCGGCCCAGATTTAATTGTAGACGAAATGAAGACGTATTTTCGTTCTTTAGGACCTATTGGAAAGGACTATCTGGAAGGGAAAAAATTAGGGAACAAAGCTTTCTTAGGTTCGTATAACAAAATTGTAAAGGAGGGTAAACAAACTTTTGACTGGCTGCATCCCGTAACTGTAGGAGCAAATGATGTTACTCCTGCAGATGAAAGCACCTGGTGTGGAATTAAGCAAAGATGTCTGGCAGAATTATTATTTTCTGACGAATCCAAATTTCGTCCAGAAACTCCCAAGGGCATTTCTCGAACGAAAATTGACAAAAAGACTTTTACAAAGTTGTGGTCTGAACAATCTAAGCGTGCCCTTTCCCCCGAGTTGCTAGATCGATTCAATGAGCTTATAGAAGCCAAAAATTTTGATCTTATTAAATTTACTGACGTAGATCGAGCGTTATACGTTCTTCGTAATCAAGTGTGTGATGATGCTTCAGCAAGTGCTGCTGTGTTTTCATTGCAATTGCAATTAGCTGAGTTGCTTCGAGGGACTTCTTTCCCTATCGCTAATCAACTTAACGTATTCCCCGACTTAAATAGAAATATTGCATCTAGTCTTGAAAAAACGATTAAGTTGTACTTACAAAGCCATTCTCAAACGGAAACAGTGATTTGGCATAGCGCCATAAGTGATCGGGTAATGTTTTTAAGGGATATGTTGGCTACCGCAGAGAGGATGCGCTTAGTTAAAGAGAGTATCTTTTCTAAAGAAGAAACTCCCTTAACAACTGAAGAAATAAAGCTTTTAAATTCTTGGGCAGAGCTGCAATCCAAAGATAACTTGGGTATTTTATCTCTTGAAGAGGTCGATAAATTGTTAGATGTAACCTCTTCAATTATGGAGAATTCAAAACTAAAAAAACGCGTGTCAGCAATAGAAGACTCCATAGTAGCAGGCTATTTTTATTTAAGATTAGAAGAAACGCTGTCTGAGTGGGTACGTATTCCTCCGAAAGATCTAAAGAAAAGAGTCATTCGATTTATGGAGGGAATGGATGCTAATCAGCAGCATCCTGATGAACGAGGAGGACGATGGTATAGTCAACTTTATGATGAGAGCTTCAAAAAACGGGTAACAGCTCCCGTGAAAAAAATACAGGAGTTAGCAAAAAAATATTTAAATGAACAGCGCGTACATGTTCTTGAAATAGACGATTATTTAACAAAGAATCCCTTGTTTAATCGCCTGCATGAGGAAGGTTATGCTTTTTCTGATTTAACAGAGATCACTCGGTATATGCTCGCCGAATATGGGATCTCTGGGATTTTTTCAGAAGGGAATATTTTGCCTTCTCCATCTGCTAGATTAGTGAATATTATCAAAACTTATGTAGGAGGGGATTACCATGACATGCAAGACGTTCTTCCTAAGATATATGACTGGTTGGCTTCTGGAGGTGCGGCAGATTTAACTAATGAGCGTTTTGCAGCTATTCCAGAAAGTTTAAGAAAAAATTTAGAAGGATTACACGGAACAGATTTATTAACACCTCCTGTTGACGCTAGCGTATCTGGATGGGGAATGAGTTTCGGGGTAGAAAATGGTGTAGAAAGTGACCATACGATGATCAGCATTGCTCCAGGATTCTTTAACGGAGCATCGTATTCTATGCAGCATTATTTAAGTGCTTTATATGAAATTCATCGGCATATCCATTTGGGCTCGCTTACTAGTGATCTGATAAAGAAAGAGTTAGAAAGCAAGGGAGCTGGTTGTTTTGTACATGAAGAGCGCTTTGACAGCCTTTTAAAGGCTTCTTCAGAGAAGCAATATTTATCTTTAACAGAAATCCATAAGTCTCTTTCTAATCAGGTGCATTTAGCAGAAGCTGTATCGCACTTGATGAACACAGCTTTGCCTGGGGTAGGGAAAATTATTGAAAGGGAGGGAGATTTTGGCCGCTTGGGCATAACGACAACAGAAACCTCGGTGGCTATGCGTTCTTATGATTACCGGGGGATTGGAGTAAGTAAAGACTTGTTCTCTCTTCCACAAGAAGTCCCCACTATACAGAATGTAGTGGAGCAAGCCAAGTATACTTTGTTATCTTGGCCAGAATTTTATAATCGCTATGCAAATGCTTGGAGTGATTTAGCTACTCATTATGGAGCAGAGATTCTAGAGGCTCATCCTCAGTCTTTTCTTTATGAGGTGGAGGGGCGCTGCATGGGATTGTCTCTGTTGTATATGTCCATAGAAGATGAGGGAGGCTATAGAACTCTTCAAGGGAACCTAGACACTGTTTCCGCACTATATCAGCAAAAAGAACGCGATCATCTTCCCCTATCAAGTAAGGATCAATCCTTACTAAGTCGAGACCTCTCATTAATTAACTGGCTACAGTATCAAGGGAATAAAGTCTTACTAGAGAATAGGGGCTTTAATCACGCTAAATGGGACGTTTTGCAGTTAACGAGTACGTTTGAGAAAAGTCTGACTAAAAGTCTTCTTATAACAACCCCGACACATTCTTTAACTCTAAATTTTATGGGGTCTTTTTTTAGAGTAACAGATCCTAATTTTGGGCATGTTGACTTTCCTTCGCTGGCAGCGGCACTTTATTTTATTGAAGATATGGTGCAAGTGTCCCCTCACATTAAACAACGGTATGGTTTTTCGGAAACCTTGTCCGTAAGAGAACAACTCCAGGTTTATTTTTTGGATGCTCCTGAGGGAATACAGTCATTGTTGTCTTTTACCGATGCGGGACTTTTATCCAGTCATCAGGCAACTACTTTAGAAAAAATGCGAGAAAGGGGACCTGTTATCATAGAAAGAATCCAAACCACTTGGGGGAAGCTTTATGAAATAGGAGGTTCTATTCATCATAGAAGGATTGATGAGTTCACTTCAGAAACCGATTTAGATGAAATGAAGTTAAATGGAGATGTATTAACAGACTTTCTTACAAAACATGTTTTAGATTCTGAAACGGTATCTCTGATTCTAGTTTTATTAGAAACAAGAGGACTAGAAGAAGGAACTAAACATGTTAGTCGTTCTTTGATTGTAGAGACGCCAGACGAGGCAGCATCTCTATTTCAATTTCTTAAGAATAAGACTGCTAAAACAAGAGAGATGTTAGTTAGTTTGTTATCTGAGGTAACAGACAAGTTAAAAAGCGCGCAATTAGACGGTGAGGATGTTGAAGTCTCAAGGGTCAGTTTTTCAGATAATTCCGATGAGATCACTGTTGAGGTAAAAAAAGGAAGCCTTCTCAAAAAACTCTCGATACGAGGAGGAGGAATTTTTGACTCTTTCAAGCAGTTTAGCGCTAAGGCGAATGAATTAGGCGCTACTGGGGTTATGGATTTAGAGCTCGGAATGAGTATAGTGTCCATTGTGCAATACATGCGTTTGTTGGAAGAAGGGAAGGGGAAAGATCCCTTAGCGGTAGCAAACTTAGTAATGGACGTGAAAGAAACTGCAGAAATGACAGTCGGTGCGGTTATACAGGGTCTTTCAAAAAAATTTATTACTCAAGAAGGAGTTGATGGGTTCCGATTAGAAACTGCCATAGCATCTCAGTTAAAAAAAGCTTCATCTAGGGTGGGAGGGAGTGTTGGAAAGGTTTTTTCTAAAACCGCAGCTGTTTTAGAGCTTCCTGTTCTTGAAACCGCATTAGGAGCCTGGAACTTATATGACAGCGTTGTTTCTTTAAAAGAAGCTCAAACGCATTCTGACCGCATGGCTGCACGTGTGGACATTGCGTTTAACAGTATTACTTTAGGGATTACAATAGCTTCTGTTGCTTTACCCTCTTTGATGCTAGCTGTGGGTCCTTTAGCTGCCATTGGAATGGGAGCAAGTGCTATTGCCCGTAATGTAGCGTTAAAGGAAGAACGTTACGATCAGTGGTTAGTATACAAGAAATTTCTCACTGAAGGAGGCTCTCACATTTTATTCGCTGATCCGGATCGGCATTTATTAGATTTTTCTGGCAATTATGTTTTAGGAAATTTTCTTTTAGATTTACGCCAAAATCCACCTATTCTTAAAGGAGATCGCTCTTATAATTCTAATTGGAGAATAGGGAATAAGGCTGGTTGGACAGACTGGCAAATTCGAGATAGAATAGGTTACGGTTATCGAATTTCTCCGACGTCAGCATTAGCTCGAGGGCATGCTAATAGCTTTTGGCCGCCAGAGTTGCCTACTATCCCTAAAGGGGATTATAGGACAGTTATTTTAGGGTATGGCACTACTTATGAAGCCGTCACGGAGGTGGTCTATCTTTCTAACAAGGTTGTTTGGAGAGAAGCTGTCATGGAATCATCTTCTCGATATTATAGGCCTCCCTTAACAGCGAAATCAAAATTAAGCACCATTATTGGGGGAGATTCTCCATTAACAGTTATCCCTGTCAGATTGATTGAGAAAGATGAAAAGGAAAACATAGATCATGCTGCCTCTTATAAAGATTATAAAATTAATATCAAAGGAGGGAAAGGAGGGCTTACTGTACAGATAGGAGGGGCCGGTTTTTATAATTTAACAGGGACTCTCCCCGCAACTAATACGATTTCTTTCCGAGCAATACCAGCTCCTTTTGGCGTTAAGTTTAATCTTTCATTAGTAGAACAAGATGTTCCGCTGATAAGGCCAAATGGCACAGAAGAAAAGTTTTTAAAAATTCGTCAGACTGGTTTCAATACGATTTTGGGTTCGAGTGAAGGGAATGATACTCTTACAGGAGGGAATGACACAAAATTTTATTCCAGCCCTGGAGGAGGAACTATTTATTCAGGTAAAGGAAAGGTAGAATATCATATTCCTCAGTTAACGCATCCTCTTCATATTATTTTATCTAAAGGTTCTTCTGCGCATCAGCTTGTTACTGAGATAAACGCAGACCAGGTAAAACCTGTTCTCGGTAGTTTAAGTTTAACAAGCAGCATGGAGCTTATATCAAAACAAGAGATTCACGTTTCTAGTGAAGACACTAAGGAAGATCTTGGAGTTTGGAAAGAGCGCTATGAGGTACGTTTAGGTGATGGAATCACTGCTACACCCATAGATCAGATGAATGCAGGAACTAGACTCGTAACTATGGGAGTTAAAACGTGTGATGTAGCGAAGTGGCAAAAGCAACACCCGACAGAAACAAGCTATCCAGAAGATATTCTCGATTGGTTAACACAAAAATCTTGGTTTTTGGCTCCCGAAGTCTTATTTGTTCTTGAAAATGGGACAGCCAAATTTATAACTAACCGAAAACATATTGTATATTCTCCAAAACCTTACTCAGAGTTAGCGGTGACTCAATCTAGAGACATCAAAGCCTTCGTACAAGGAAATACTGGGTGTTCCTATGTATTCTCTACAATTTATCGTAGTAGCCAAAAGACTCAACAGACAGAACTGACTCTAGTAGATGATGATGTTTATGCTCAAACCATAGATGTAAGTTCCATTCTACCAACTCTTATATTAGCTAAGAAATCTGGAGACAATCAAATAGATTTTGAGTTCTCGTCTTCGCATCATCTTATGGCTATTCGAGTCAGTTGGAAAGGGGTTATTCCTGAGAGAACTCGTGTAAAAATTAATAACGAAACAATCCTGCGATTGGGGTGGCTGAATGCAAAACTTATGGCATCTAGAAACCCAAGTTATTGGAATCTGCTTTATTATAACAGGAATGTTATCCCTGAGCGGGTTGAGGATGTGAAGAGCCTCAATAATACCGTAATTTTAATGCCTCCCAACACAAAAAGAAATGGTGAACATGTGTTCGCTATAGAAAATCAGGAAGGCGTAGATGTTAAAGTATTAGGATTTTTGCAATCAGGGCATGTTTTAGGAGAATATGAAGAAGATTTGATGTACAAAGATGTTTTTGCCCGAAAGATTACCCATTTTGCGGTAACGGTACCCGCACATAAAACGAAATATCTTTTCTTTACAGATGAGGAGTCTTTAGCTAATCCGGAAGATAATGTTCTTTTTTATAGTAAGTTAGGTTCGAATACTCTCCAAGCTAGTCAGAAACCTTTAACACAGTTTGCTAGACAATTGTGGGCATCTTACGATGAGATCAGCGTAAGCGATACTTCATTAAAATTAGAAAATTTTGTTCGCTACTTAATGGAAGCTGAAACAATAGAGTTATATCGGCAGCTTCTGTATGCGCAAAATCTCTTAAGAATTCATAATAGAGACCTTGTCTTAAAACTATTTTATGTTCGTCAATCTGAAGGGATGGGCGCAGTACTCATCACATTTAAAAACTTTTTCATAGAATCCATGGAGGGGATTTCAGCGCCTACTTTAGAGAGAGAAGCGAAACCCATACTGGCTTCTGATCCTATGGGATTAATTAATCCTGCATATAGAGAACATTTAGATCTTTTCCTAGGTGAAGACAAGCTCAATTTAGCGATTTTAGTTCAAGAATTCAGCATGTTGCAGTACATCGTCAGCATGCAAGAAGGAAAAGCTCTTGGATCCTTACTTACACCTCCAAGATATAAGGATATGAACTTAGCTGTGCTCACATATACAGTGGCTTCGTCTTGGGAAGGTAGAAGAGAGGCCTCTTGGCTAAAAGCTCCTATAGAATACAAACTTCCTTTGGAAACTACACTGACCGCATCCTATTATCTASATCCTGTAAGTGGGGATTTATATGTCACCTGTTTAATGAACAGAAGGCCTCAAAATCAGGCGTTTGTTATCAGATTTAAAGGATATAAATTCCAGAAAGGAGCTTTTCGTTCAATAGCATTGATTTCTTCACATAGTGTTGGTGAATCTCGGATCGCGAAAACTGTATTGCAATTTCGGGGGCAAGAATTATTCCATTTAGAGAAATCTGCTCCAAATAAGAGTGCTGTTTTGCAATTGGATAGTAAATTACTTTCCCTATCTAGAATGCTTTTTTATGGTGGCGATCAGGTCATTCGGTACACGCCGCTTTCTGTACAACAGTTCCTCTCTCTAGATGACTTATGGTTAGCTGATCTTAAAGAAAGAGTAATGAATGCTAATGAAGAAGGGTTTAAACTAATCTCGCAAATGCATGACAGTTATTTAATGGAATCCTGTATGAATTTGCGAGATGCCGTACCTCAATGGAAAATTAATCCAAATGTAATAAACAATGCGATTACCTATTATAGAGTGGTAGTTCCTTTCTGGATTCGAAATCGATTAACGAAAGGATCCTTAATTCGAATTCCTGCTCACAGTATTCCTATAGCTTTAACAACAACGCAAAATGATGTTTTCAAAACAATTTATGCTCCAGGATTTAGTATTTATTTCAGCTTCTTAGGATTAGACGCATTCTTGAAACCTCGTACTCATAATAGGGTTGGGGATATGCTCCTTGAGCTGGAAAAAGAGGTTGTTGTGACCGTCAAGAAAGTTGATGAAACAGATTATAATAAGAAAAGGGTCTATATTGTTACGGAACTTACAAAAGAAGAAGAAAGAGTTTTAAAGGCCAACAAAAACGTCATTACGATTCCAATGAAGTCTTCTTACACAAAGAAATAA